A window of the Brassica napus cultivar Da-Ae chromosome C5, Da-Ae, whole genome shotgun sequence genome harbors these coding sequences:
- the LOC106435091 gene encoding syntaxin-61 isoform X1, with protein sequence MSSAQDPFYIVKEEIQDSIDKLQSAFHKWECISPGMGDQVHATKELLANCGSIEWQVDELEKAITVAAKDPALYGIDQAELERRRRWTSNARTQVRNVKTGVLAGKGNAGVGNASEVRLELMRMPNSNEANRYDQYGGRDDDGFVQSESDRQMLLIKQQDEELDELSKSVERIGGVGLTIHDELVAQERIIDELGTEMDSTKNRLDFVQKKVGMVMKKAGAKGQMMMICFLLVLFIILFVLVFLT encoded by the exons ATGTCTTCAGCGCAAGATCCATTCTACATTGTTAAAGAAGAGATCCAAGATTCT ATTGATAAGTTGCAAtcagcattccacaaatgggaGTGTATCTCTCCAGGCATGGGGGATCAAGTCCATGCCACCAAAGAGCTTCTTGCTAACTGTGGAAGCATCGAGTGGCAG GTAGATGAGCTGGAAAAAGCGATTACCGTTGCAGCAAAAGATCCTGCCTTGTATGGCATTGATCAGGCTGAGCTTGAACGACGCAGGAGATGGACTAGTAATGCTAGGACACAG GTGCGGAATGTGAAGACTGGTGTTCTAGCTGGTAAGGGTAATGCTGGAGTTGGTAATGCAAGTGAAGTGCGCCTGGAATTAATGAGAATGCCAAACTCGAATGAGGCAAATAGATACGATCAGTATGGAGGAAGAGACGATGATGGTTTTGTACAATCAGAATCAGATAGGCAGATGCTGTTGATAAA GCAACAAGATGAAGAATTGGATGAGCTGAGTAAAAGTGTAGAGAGAATTGGAGGGGTGGGGCTTACTATACATGATGAACTTGTTGCACAG GAGAGAATAATAGATGAATTGGGTACAGAGATGGACAGTACAAAGAACAGGCTTGACTTTGTTCAG AAAAAAGTGGGGATGGTAATGAAGAAAGCAGGAGCGAAAGggcagatgatgatgatatgttTCTTGCTCGTCTTGTTCATCATCCTATTCGTTCTCGTCTTCTTGACCTAA
- the LOC106435091 gene encoding syntaxin-61 isoform X2, with amino-acid sequence MPPKSFLLTVEASSGRKVDELEKAITVAAKDPALYGIDQAELERRRRWTSNARTQVRNVKTGVLAGKGNAGVGNASEVRLELMRMPNSNEANRYDQYGGRDDDGFVQSESDRQMLLIKQQDEELDELSKSVERIGGVGLTIHDELVAQERIIDELGTEMDSTKNRLDFVQKKVGMVMKKAGAKGQMMMICFLLVLFIILFVLVFLT; translated from the exons ATGCCACCAAAGAGCTTCTTGCTAACTGTGGAAGCATCGAGTGGCAG GAAGGTAGATGAGCTGGAAAAAGCGATTACCGTTGCAGCAAAAGATCCTGCCTTGTATGGCATTGATCAGGCTGAGCTTGAACGACGCAGGAGATGGACTAGTAATGCTAGGACACAG GTGCGGAATGTGAAGACTGGTGTTCTAGCTGGTAAGGGTAATGCTGGAGTTGGTAATGCAAGTGAAGTGCGCCTGGAATTAATGAGAATGCCAAACTCGAATGAGGCAAATAGATACGATCAGTATGGAGGAAGAGACGATGATGGTTTTGTACAATCAGAATCAGATAGGCAGATGCTGTTGATAAA GCAACAAGATGAAGAATTGGATGAGCTGAGTAAAAGTGTAGAGAGAATTGGAGGGGTGGGGCTTACTATACATGATGAACTTGTTGCACAG GAGAGAATAATAGATGAATTGGGTACAGAGATGGACAGTACAAAGAACAGGCTTGACTTTGTTCAG AAAAAAGTGGGGATGGTAATGAAGAAAGCAGGAGCGAAAGggcagatgatgatgatatgttTCTTGCTCGTCTTGTTCATCATCCTATTCGTTCTCGTCTTCTTGACCTAA
- the LOC106401172 gene encoding transcription factor VOZ1 isoform X1 encodes MTGKRSKITCRSASHKLFKDKAKNRVDDLQGMLLDLQFARKESRGVDVTLLEEQVNQMLREWKSELNEPSPASSLQQEQGGTLGSFSTDICRLLQLCDEEDDATSKLAPPKPEPTDQNLEAGKAAVFQRGYNLVQEKSEHGFSLADDHGKDPCLVVGNNFDGTAHLDYNQYDLQQEFEPNFNGGFNDCPTYGPLHISAFIPTICPPPSAFLGPKCALWDCPRPAQGFDWFQDYCSSFHAALAFNEGPPGMNPVVRPGGIGLKDGLLFAALSAKAGGKDVGIPECEGAATAKSPWNAPELFDLTVLESETLREWLFFDKPRRAFESGNRKQRSLPDYNGRGWHESRKQIMSEFGGLKRSYYMDPQPLHHFEWHLYEYEINKCDACALYRLELKLVVDGKKNSKGKLSTDSVADLQKQMGRLTAEFPQENVNNKRCIKGRPKVNTKVAATTTGNVQNTVVEQGNEYGVGEEFNYLVGNLTDYYLP; translated from the exons ATGACGGGGAAGAGATCTAAGATAACTTGCAGATCTGCTTCGCACAAGCTGTTCAAGGATAAAGCCAAGAACCGCGTTGATGATTTGCAAGGGATGCTTTTGGATCTCCAGTTTGCGAGGAAAGAGAGCAGGGGTGTTGATGTCACGCTTCTTGAGGAGCAAGTCAATCAGATGCTCCGTGAGTGGAAGTCTGAGCTCAACGAGCCTTCTCCAGCTTCATCCTTGCAACAA gaACAGGGTGGTACTCTGGGATCTTTCTCAACAGACATTTGCCGGCTGCTGCAGCTCtgtgatgaggaagatgatgcaACCAGCAAGTTAGCTCCACCCAAGCCTGAGCCTACTGATCAGAATCTCGAAGCTGGAAAAGCTGCTGTCTTCCAAAGG GGATACAATTTGGTCCAGGAGAAATCAGAACATGGATTTTCATTGGCTGATGATCATGGCAAAGACCCTTGCTTAGTAGTTGGCAACAACTTCGACGGAACCGCTCATTTGGATTACAATCAGTACGATCTGCAACAAGAGTTTGAGCCAAACTTCAACGGTGGTTTCAACGATTGTCCCACTTATGGACCTTTACACATCTCTGCTTTCATCCCAACGATCTGCCCTCCACCATCTGCCTTCTTGGGTCCAAAATGTGCTCTTTGGGATTGCCCTAGGCCTGCTCAAGGGTTCGACTGGTTCCAGGATTACTGCAGCAGCTTCCACGCTGCGCTTGCTTTCAACGAAGGCCCACCAGGGATGAATCCCGTCGTGCGTCCTGGTGGCATTGGCTTGAAAGACGGTCTGCTTTTTGCAGCTCTAAGCGCCAAAGCTGGAGGGAAAGATGTCGGTATCCCCGAGTGTGAAGGAGCTGCAACTGCTAAATCTCCTTGGAATGCTCCTG AGCTCTTTGATCTCACGGTTCTAGAGAGTGAGACACTAAGGGAGTGGCTGTTCTTCGACAAGCCGAGGAGAGCCTTTGAGAGCGGGAACAGAAAGCAAAGATCCTTACCGGATTACAACGGTCGCGGCTGGCACGAGTCGCGCAAACAGATCATGAGCGAGTTCGGAGGGCTGAAGAGGTCTTACTACATGGATCCACAGCCTCTGCACCATTTCGAATGGCATCTTTACGAGTACGAGATCAACAAGTGCGACGCTTGTGCCTTGTACAGGCTCGAGCTCAAGCTCGTTGTTGATGGGAAGAAGAACTCAAAGGGAAAATTATCAACTGACTCGGTTGCTGATCTGCAGAAACAGATGGGAAGACTCACTGCTGAGTTCCCTCAAGAGAATGTCAACAACAAACGCTGCATCAAAGGAAGGCCAAAAGTGAACACAAAAGTGGCAGCCACTACCACAGGGAATGTTCAGAACACAGTAGTAGAGCAGGGGAATGAGTATGGAGTAGGTGAAGAGTTTAACTATCTTGTCGGAAATCTAACCGACTATTATCTTCCCTGA
- the LOC106401172 gene encoding transcription factor VOZ1 isoform X2: MTGKRSKITCRSASHKLFKDKAKNRVDDLQGMLLDLQFARKESRGVDVTLLEEQVNQMLREWKSELNEPSPASSLQQGGTLGSFSTDICRLLQLCDEEDDATSKLAPPKPEPTDQNLEAGKAAVFQRGYNLVQEKSEHGFSLADDHGKDPCLVVGNNFDGTAHLDYNQYDLQQEFEPNFNGGFNDCPTYGPLHISAFIPTICPPPSAFLGPKCALWDCPRPAQGFDWFQDYCSSFHAALAFNEGPPGMNPVVRPGGIGLKDGLLFAALSAKAGGKDVGIPECEGAATAKSPWNAPELFDLTVLESETLREWLFFDKPRRAFESGNRKQRSLPDYNGRGWHESRKQIMSEFGGLKRSYYMDPQPLHHFEWHLYEYEINKCDACALYRLELKLVVDGKKNSKGKLSTDSVADLQKQMGRLTAEFPQENVNNKRCIKGRPKVNTKVAATTTGNVQNTVVEQGNEYGVGEEFNYLVGNLTDYYLP, from the exons ATGACGGGGAAGAGATCTAAGATAACTTGCAGATCTGCTTCGCACAAGCTGTTCAAGGATAAAGCCAAGAACCGCGTTGATGATTTGCAAGGGATGCTTTTGGATCTCCAGTTTGCGAGGAAAGAGAGCAGGGGTGTTGATGTCACGCTTCTTGAGGAGCAAGTCAATCAGATGCTCCGTGAGTGGAAGTCTGAGCTCAACGAGCCTTCTCCAGCTTCATCCTTGCAACAA GGTGGTACTCTGGGATCTTTCTCAACAGACATTTGCCGGCTGCTGCAGCTCtgtgatgaggaagatgatgcaACCAGCAAGTTAGCTCCACCCAAGCCTGAGCCTACTGATCAGAATCTCGAAGCTGGAAAAGCTGCTGTCTTCCAAAGG GGATACAATTTGGTCCAGGAGAAATCAGAACATGGATTTTCATTGGCTGATGATCATGGCAAAGACCCTTGCTTAGTAGTTGGCAACAACTTCGACGGAACCGCTCATTTGGATTACAATCAGTACGATCTGCAACAAGAGTTTGAGCCAAACTTCAACGGTGGTTTCAACGATTGTCCCACTTATGGACCTTTACACATCTCTGCTTTCATCCCAACGATCTGCCCTCCACCATCTGCCTTCTTGGGTCCAAAATGTGCTCTTTGGGATTGCCCTAGGCCTGCTCAAGGGTTCGACTGGTTCCAGGATTACTGCAGCAGCTTCCACGCTGCGCTTGCTTTCAACGAAGGCCCACCAGGGATGAATCCCGTCGTGCGTCCTGGTGGCATTGGCTTGAAAGACGGTCTGCTTTTTGCAGCTCTAAGCGCCAAAGCTGGAGGGAAAGATGTCGGTATCCCCGAGTGTGAAGGAGCTGCAACTGCTAAATCTCCTTGGAATGCTCCTG AGCTCTTTGATCTCACGGTTCTAGAGAGTGAGACACTAAGGGAGTGGCTGTTCTTCGACAAGCCGAGGAGAGCCTTTGAGAGCGGGAACAGAAAGCAAAGATCCTTACCGGATTACAACGGTCGCGGCTGGCACGAGTCGCGCAAACAGATCATGAGCGAGTTCGGAGGGCTGAAGAGGTCTTACTACATGGATCCACAGCCTCTGCACCATTTCGAATGGCATCTTTACGAGTACGAGATCAACAAGTGCGACGCTTGTGCCTTGTACAGGCTCGAGCTCAAGCTCGTTGTTGATGGGAAGAAGAACTCAAAGGGAAAATTATCAACTGACTCGGTTGCTGATCTGCAGAAACAGATGGGAAGACTCACTGCTGAGTTCCCTCAAGAGAATGTCAACAACAAACGCTGCATCAAAGGAAGGCCAAAAGTGAACACAAAAGTGGCAGCCACTACCACAGGGAATGTTCAGAACACAGTAGTAGAGCAGGGGAATGAGTATGGAGTAGGTGAAGAGTTTAACTATCTTGTCGGAAATCTAACCGACTATTATCTTCCCTGA
- the LOC106401172 gene encoding transcription factor VOZ1 isoform X4 yields MTGKRSKITCRSASHKLFKDKAKNRVDDLQGMLLDLQFARKESRGVDVTLLEEQVNQMLREWKSELNEPSPASSLQQGGTLGSFSTDICRLLQLCDEEDDATSKLAPPKPEPTDQNLEAGKAAVFQREKSEHGFSLADDHGKDPCLVVGNNFDGTAHLDYNQYDLQQEFEPNFNGGFNDCPTYGPLHISAFIPTICPPPSAFLGPKCALWDCPRPAQGFDWFQDYCSSFHAALAFNEGPPGMNPVVRPGGIGLKDGLLFAALSAKAGGKDVGIPECEGAATAKSPWNAPELFDLTVLESETLREWLFFDKPRRAFESGNRKQRSLPDYNGRGWHESRKQIMSEFGGLKRSYYMDPQPLHHFEWHLYEYEINKCDACALYRLELKLVVDGKKNSKGKLSTDSVADLQKQMGRLTAEFPQENVNNKRCIKGRPKVNTKVAATTTGNVQNTVVEQGNEYGVGEEFNYLVGNLTDYYLP; encoded by the exons ATGACGGGGAAGAGATCTAAGATAACTTGCAGATCTGCTTCGCACAAGCTGTTCAAGGATAAAGCCAAGAACCGCGTTGATGATTTGCAAGGGATGCTTTTGGATCTCCAGTTTGCGAGGAAAGAGAGCAGGGGTGTTGATGTCACGCTTCTTGAGGAGCAAGTCAATCAGATGCTCCGTGAGTGGAAGTCTGAGCTCAACGAGCCTTCTCCAGCTTCATCCTTGCAACAA GGTGGTACTCTGGGATCTTTCTCAACAGACATTTGCCGGCTGCTGCAGCTCtgtgatgaggaagatgatgcaACCAGCAAGTTAGCTCCACCCAAGCCTGAGCCTACTGATCAGAATCTCGAAGCTGGAAAAGCTGCTGTCTTCCAAAGG GAGAAATCAGAACATGGATTTTCATTGGCTGATGATCATGGCAAAGACCCTTGCTTAGTAGTTGGCAACAACTTCGACGGAACCGCTCATTTGGATTACAATCAGTACGATCTGCAACAAGAGTTTGAGCCAAACTTCAACGGTGGTTTCAACGATTGTCCCACTTATGGACCTTTACACATCTCTGCTTTCATCCCAACGATCTGCCCTCCACCATCTGCCTTCTTGGGTCCAAAATGTGCTCTTTGGGATTGCCCTAGGCCTGCTCAAGGGTTCGACTGGTTCCAGGATTACTGCAGCAGCTTCCACGCTGCGCTTGCTTTCAACGAAGGCCCACCAGGGATGAATCCCGTCGTGCGTCCTGGTGGCATTGGCTTGAAAGACGGTCTGCTTTTTGCAGCTCTAAGCGCCAAAGCTGGAGGGAAAGATGTCGGTATCCCCGAGTGTGAAGGAGCTGCAACTGCTAAATCTCCTTGGAATGCTCCTG AGCTCTTTGATCTCACGGTTCTAGAGAGTGAGACACTAAGGGAGTGGCTGTTCTTCGACAAGCCGAGGAGAGCCTTTGAGAGCGGGAACAGAAAGCAAAGATCCTTACCGGATTACAACGGTCGCGGCTGGCACGAGTCGCGCAAACAGATCATGAGCGAGTTCGGAGGGCTGAAGAGGTCTTACTACATGGATCCACAGCCTCTGCACCATTTCGAATGGCATCTTTACGAGTACGAGATCAACAAGTGCGACGCTTGTGCCTTGTACAGGCTCGAGCTCAAGCTCGTTGTTGATGGGAAGAAGAACTCAAAGGGAAAATTATCAACTGACTCGGTTGCTGATCTGCAGAAACAGATGGGAAGACTCACTGCTGAGTTCCCTCAAGAGAATGTCAACAACAAACGCTGCATCAAAGGAAGGCCAAAAGTGAACACAAAAGTGGCAGCCACTACCACAGGGAATGTTCAGAACACAGTAGTAGAGCAGGGGAATGAGTATGGAGTAGGTGAAGAGTTTAACTATCTTGTCGGAAATCTAACCGACTATTATCTTCCCTGA
- the LOC106401172 gene encoding transcription factor VOZ1 isoform X3, with protein sequence MTGKRSKITCRSASHKLFKDKAKNRVDDLQGMLLDLQFARKESRGVDVTLLEEQVNQMLREWKSELNEPSPASSLQQEQGGTLGSFSTDICRLLQLCDEEDDATSKLAPPKPEPTDQNLEAGKAAVFQREKSEHGFSLADDHGKDPCLVVGNNFDGTAHLDYNQYDLQQEFEPNFNGGFNDCPTYGPLHISAFIPTICPPPSAFLGPKCALWDCPRPAQGFDWFQDYCSSFHAALAFNEGPPGMNPVVRPGGIGLKDGLLFAALSAKAGGKDVGIPECEGAATAKSPWNAPELFDLTVLESETLREWLFFDKPRRAFESGNRKQRSLPDYNGRGWHESRKQIMSEFGGLKRSYYMDPQPLHHFEWHLYEYEINKCDACALYRLELKLVVDGKKNSKGKLSTDSVADLQKQMGRLTAEFPQENVNNKRCIKGRPKVNTKVAATTTGNVQNTVVEQGNEYGVGEEFNYLVGNLTDYYLP encoded by the exons ATGACGGGGAAGAGATCTAAGATAACTTGCAGATCTGCTTCGCACAAGCTGTTCAAGGATAAAGCCAAGAACCGCGTTGATGATTTGCAAGGGATGCTTTTGGATCTCCAGTTTGCGAGGAAAGAGAGCAGGGGTGTTGATGTCACGCTTCTTGAGGAGCAAGTCAATCAGATGCTCCGTGAGTGGAAGTCTGAGCTCAACGAGCCTTCTCCAGCTTCATCCTTGCAACAA gaACAGGGTGGTACTCTGGGATCTTTCTCAACAGACATTTGCCGGCTGCTGCAGCTCtgtgatgaggaagatgatgcaACCAGCAAGTTAGCTCCACCCAAGCCTGAGCCTACTGATCAGAATCTCGAAGCTGGAAAAGCTGCTGTCTTCCAAAGG GAGAAATCAGAACATGGATTTTCATTGGCTGATGATCATGGCAAAGACCCTTGCTTAGTAGTTGGCAACAACTTCGACGGAACCGCTCATTTGGATTACAATCAGTACGATCTGCAACAAGAGTTTGAGCCAAACTTCAACGGTGGTTTCAACGATTGTCCCACTTATGGACCTTTACACATCTCTGCTTTCATCCCAACGATCTGCCCTCCACCATCTGCCTTCTTGGGTCCAAAATGTGCTCTTTGGGATTGCCCTAGGCCTGCTCAAGGGTTCGACTGGTTCCAGGATTACTGCAGCAGCTTCCACGCTGCGCTTGCTTTCAACGAAGGCCCACCAGGGATGAATCCCGTCGTGCGTCCTGGTGGCATTGGCTTGAAAGACGGTCTGCTTTTTGCAGCTCTAAGCGCCAAAGCTGGAGGGAAAGATGTCGGTATCCCCGAGTGTGAAGGAGCTGCAACTGCTAAATCTCCTTGGAATGCTCCTG AGCTCTTTGATCTCACGGTTCTAGAGAGTGAGACACTAAGGGAGTGGCTGTTCTTCGACAAGCCGAGGAGAGCCTTTGAGAGCGGGAACAGAAAGCAAAGATCCTTACCGGATTACAACGGTCGCGGCTGGCACGAGTCGCGCAAACAGATCATGAGCGAGTTCGGAGGGCTGAAGAGGTCTTACTACATGGATCCACAGCCTCTGCACCATTTCGAATGGCATCTTTACGAGTACGAGATCAACAAGTGCGACGCTTGTGCCTTGTACAGGCTCGAGCTCAAGCTCGTTGTTGATGGGAAGAAGAACTCAAAGGGAAAATTATCAACTGACTCGGTTGCTGATCTGCAGAAACAGATGGGAAGACTCACTGCTGAGTTCCCTCAAGAGAATGTCAACAACAAACGCTGCATCAAAGGAAGGCCAAAAGTGAACACAAAAGTGGCAGCCACTACCACAGGGAATGTTCAGAACACAGTAGTAGAGCAGGGGAATGAGTATGGAGTAGGTGAAGAGTTTAACTATCTTGTCGGAAATCTAACCGACTATTATCTTCCCTGA
- the LOC106400179 gene encoding ras-related protein RABA1i: MGAYRAEDDYDYLFKVVLTGDSGVGKSNLLSRFTRNDFSHDSRATIGVEFATRSIKCDDKIVKAQIWDTAGQERYRAITSAYYRGAVGALLVYDVTRHVTFENVERWLKELRDHTDANIVIMLVGNKADLRHLRAISTEDAKAFAERENTFFMETSALEALNVENAFTEVLTQIYRVVSKKALEAGDDPTTALPKGQTINVGGRDDISAVKKPGCCSA, encoded by the exons ATGGGAGCATATAGAGCAGAAGACGATTACGACTACCTCTTCAAGGTGGTCTTAACGGGAGACTCCGGCGTCGGTAAATCTAACCTGTTATCTCGTTTCACCAGAAACGACTTCAGCCACGACTCACGCGCAACCATCGGTGTAGAATTCGCCACACGTAGCATCAAATGCGATGACAAAATCGTCAAGGCTCAAATCTGGGACACGGCCGGCCAAGAAAG gtaccGAGCCATCACGAGCGCTTACTACCGAGGAGCCGTCGGTGCGTTACTAGTTTACGACGTGACACGTCACGTAACGTTCGAGAATGTTGAGAGGTGGCTAAAGGAGCTAAGGGACCACACAGACGCAAACATTGTGATAATGCTCGTTGGCAACAAAGCTGATCTTCGTCATCTTAGAGCTATCTCAACGGAAGACGCAAAGGCCTTTGCGGAGAGAGAGAACACTTTTTTCATGGAGACATCTGCACTTGAAGCTCTGAACGTTGAGAATGCTTTCACCGAAGTTTTGACACAGATTTACAGAGTCGTTAGCAAGAAGGCTCTTGAAGCTGGAGATGATCCAACCACGGCTTTGCCTAAAGGACAGACGATTAATGTCGGAGGCAGAGATGATATCTCAGCTGTTAAAAAACCTGGTTGCTGCTCTGCTTAG
- the LOC106397516 gene encoding GDSL esterase/lipase At1g28580, with protein sequence MAIAEDSAFLFYSSSMASLASHLSKKLKNFFLITLLTTAAVTSEQQCRNFKSIIIFGDSITDTGNLLHLSDPNNLPQSAFPPYGETFFHVPTGRFSNGRLIIDFIAEFLRLPYVPPYFGSPNGSFQKGINFVVAGATALEQSFLESRGIHYAYTNVSLGVQLKSFKQSLPNICGSPSDCREMIGDALIIVGEIGGNDYNYGLLVGKSIEEIKELVPLVISTISSVITELVHMGGRTIMVPTDLPIGCWTSFLTQYQTSNQEEYNPLTGCLNWLNEFVEHHNKELQEELNRLQKLYPHVTILYADYYNALLHIFQEPARFGFMNRPLSACCGTGGPYNFNNGSQCGTKGVDCCTDPSKYVHWDGFHLTESAYRWVAMGLLEGPYTLPAFDWSCPGFDIKNRTSSGRQYSFTTR encoded by the exons ATGGCCATTGCTGAAGACAGTGCTTTTCTTTTCTACTCTTCTTCCATGGCGTCTTTAGCCTCTCATCTCTCCAAGAAACTCAAAAACTTCTTTCTAATTACTTTGCTAACCACAGCCGCAGTAACTTCAGAACAACAGTGTCGGAATTTCAAGTCTATCATAATCTTCGGCGATTCCATCACCGACACCGGAAACTTGCTCCACCTCTCCGACCCTAACAACCTTCCTCAGTCTGCGTTTCCTCCGTACGGAGAAACCTTCTTCCACGTCCCCACAGGTCGTTTCTCCAATGGCCGTCTCATTATCGACTTCATAG CTGAATTTTTAAGGCTTCCTTATGTGCCTCCTTACTTTGGATCTCCAAATGGGAGCTTCCAGAAAGGAATTAATTTCGTTGTAGCGGGTGCAACCGCGTTGGAACAGAGCTTTCTTGAGAGCAGAGGAATCCATTATGCTTACACCAATGTTAGTTTAGGAGTTCAGCTTAAGAGCTTCAAGCAGAGTTTGCCAAATATATGTGGTTCACCTTCAG ATTGTAGAGAGATGATTGGAGATGCTTTGATTATCGTTGGAGAGATCGGAGGGAATGATTATAACTACGGACTCTTGGTTGGAAAAAGCATCGAGGAGATCAAAGAACTGGTTCCGCTAGTGATCAGTACTATATCTTCTGTGATTACG GAGTTGGTTCACATGGGAGGCAGAACGATCATGGTGCCTACGGACCTCCCAATCGGATGCTGGACATCGTTTTTAACGCAGTATCAAACATCAAACCAAGAAGAATACAATCCCTTAACAGGATGCTTGAACTGGCTAAACGAGTTTGTAGAACATCACAACAAAGAGCTTCAAGAAGAACTCAACAGACTCCAGAAACTCTACCCTCATGTTACAATCCTATACGCTGATTACTACAACGCCTTGTTACATATTTTCCAGGAACCGGCCAGATTCG GGTTCATGAATCGACCTTTGTCAGCTTGCTGTGGAACAGGAGGTCCATACAACTTCAACAATGGTAGTCAGTGTGGAACTAAAGGAGTTGATTGTTGTACTGATCCTTCTAAGTATGTGCATTGGGACGGTTTTCATTTGACCGAGTCTGCGTATAGATGGGTCGCCATGGGATTACTTGAGGGTCCCTACACGCTTCCTGCTTTCGACTGGTCATGCCCGGGCTTTGATATTAAGAACAGAACATCATCAGGCAGACAGTATTCTTTTACCACTAGGTGA